TGGCGTCGCCAATCTCCACATACAGTGAATCCAATAAGAATTTGATCCCTTGccgattttgttggtttgcctactaacaaagacatgatcagtcaataaatgttatgataatatgtattctaatatggagagacagaacatcaaaaagaaaatccagaaattaacttaagagaatatatattaatttatttccatttcatcgagcaaaataagtatttgatcccctgccaactgattacagttctgggcccacagaccagatgggcacttccgatcaacttgtcatctgaattaaagacacctgtacatactaacatgcataaaagacacactgaatcagcagaatcagtccatagtatgactgaatcagtcacactccaacctgaccagcatgggaaagactaAAGAGcgttcaaatgatatcagggacaagattttagacctgaacaaagattaaatggactgcacaagaaagagactgggtattaatgacccggctgttgatgcatttcttccaaaatgtgtgGAATACAAAaagactatccatcagcctgtctggggttcaatacaagatttgaccttttgtagggatttgataatcatgagaacagaaagaaagcaccctagtcctgtacgggatgaactaggcaatgatatcaaagctactgggaccaaaatcactgagaaaactactggtagcacttaatgccacagaggtttaaaatccggtagtgcacacatggtacctctacttcagaaggaacctgtgcagtcccacttgaggtttgccaacggacatcagactggtttaggatatgataaggaggtgctgtaggcagatgaaaccaaaatcaagctgtttggcattaacacaattcaatgtgttttgagaaagagtactgctgtctatgatcccaacaacaccctcctcaccatcatgcatgaaagtggtatcattatggtttgagggtgtttatctagccaaggcacaggacaacttcacatcgtcaacgaatggatggcgggagacatgtaatgtgcaatcctgagtgcaaacgtccttcctccaccactacactgaagggtgggccattttttgatctccccacatgacaataatacacaacatacagtcaaagcaacgaaggagtgactcaataagaagcatattaaagtcgtgaagtggcctagacagtctccaaatattaaccctatagtaattctatggaaagaactgaacctcccatttgccaagctacagccacaaaatGGGCAAaactattttctactatatgcacaaacattgtcatcaactaaaagaagcatctgacctcagtggtAAAAAACGAGGGCTtttccacaaagcactttatctgcTTTAGCTAGAGgcgtcaaatacttatttgcctaaatgaaatacaaataaattaaaatatattagtttaagttattttctggaatttctttttgatatcctgtctctccatgtttgaatacatattataataaatttatagactgatcatgtctttattagtgggaaaaccggcaaaatcagcaagggatcaaatacatattggactcactgtaaacatgtaaatgtttaggtgaaattagttaaagcagactctgattgttctttcttgtgatttccaggaaagaagatcagaccatgttttatgaccaattttgacacaaatgtaaaacatttcaaagggtgtacaacaTTTTTCCTATGACTGTATATGACCACTGGttactctctgctgtgtgtgtgtgtgtgtgtgtgtgtgtgtgtgtgtgtgtgtgtgtgtgtgtgcgtgcgtgcgtgcgtgtgagtgtgtgaacgcGCGCGCAAGTGTGTTCTTGCTAAACTGTCCTTGTGGGGACCTAACAGTTAATGGGGACATCCACCCCATCACCTGGCTATCACTTGATAATAGTTCCACACAACTCCACTGGGGGCTCTACTGAGCTCCACACACATTGACCTGGCTCTCAACCAGCACCGTTGACAGACTTATACATGTAGTTCCAAACAGCTCCACCAGGCGCTGCACTAAAAGAATGAAGGGTGGCAGAACAATATTCAGCCAGGTCAACATTATGGTCCCCAAggcaagtccacacacacacagtctcagtgaAATGTGTTTTAGTCCTTTCCCCTATCTGTTTCCCCTAACAGTTCTTTGAAATGTTGTTCGTACTGGTGACACTAaatgtggagaaagagagagagagagagagagtatatgtgtgtgtgtgtgtgtgtgtgtgtgtgtgtgtgtgtgtgtgtgtgtgtgtgtgtgtgtgtgtgtgtgtgtgtgtgtgtgtgtgtgtgtgtgtgtgtgtgccatgtggaTTACCTTGTCATTCAGAATATTGTTGATCAGATCAAAGCACTTCACTGCCTTTTTATTTCGCAACATCATCTATCACAATGACCTATCACAATGACCTCAACTTTTCAAATGTCTGTCAACTATGTGGATGTCATtctgacatgacatgtcacattgTGTTGAGATACATTTTCTGTCACATTGTACAAAggcaaaaaataaaagtaaaaaataaaaagctaTTTTGTTACCTTGTTCTGGAGGGTGCCAATGGatccacacaatcacacagactgGTACCAAAACTTAATAGTTGCTTATAATGTAATATTTGCTTATTTAAAGTAATATTTTTTACATAGCTTAATACTAATTTAACCATATTTATGAGAAAAAATTGGTAAAAGTATATTATATTAAAGCCGTATTTCCACATGTTTAcataatgtaaataataatacacATTTAGCCTATTAAAATGTACCCACAacattattaacatttattgtttGCAGGGTTATGTTTCTAAGCAAAGCTCCACAGTACCCAAAAATGAGTGTGATGGAATGATAAGAAAAATGAAAcaggtgtgtgttcatgtttttgcAGGGGGGTGATTCAAGTGGAGCGGATGTCACAAGAATATGGTCAGGTCAACCTAACTTTACTGCAAATTTCAACATGTGCGGTGCTGTATGTATGCAAGTAGGGGGTGGCAACTAAAGAGCCTGGTTAATGATAAAATCAAGATTAGATAGGATAGATTCTCAacggtaggcctactataaaaggGGGCTGCATCTGTGTGGTCCTTTGCACCCAGTCAGGATGAGGCTGCTTGTTCTTGCTCTGGCTATTGCCCTTGTGGGTAAGTTGTTACACATCAGTTCTGGTCACTTCAGGTTGCATTTAAGTTGTATaaaaaaagatgaatgtccgcacgcTGCtcctgttgcttttttatttttcaagtgaACGCTTTCGAGCTAATCGCTCCTCATCAGACTTAATTAGCTCGAAAGCGTTcactttaaaaattaaaaaagcattggaagcagtgtgcggacattcatctttttgtTCATAGTTTAGATTTTTtatcatgcacctgcgtcttggatgtgcgcaccacaacTTTACTTGACTGGCATTTAGGTTGTATGAAATTACTTTAGATTTTGACATAGATCTTTAACAAAACATCTGTGTTTCTATTATCTTACAGCAAGTCAGCATGTTAACCTTGGTGAGTTTTACACATTATTGTATaatttgatataggcctacatcattaaataattattacattattattatatcattataaCATCATTATTAGTTGGGTAACATATAAATGTAAAAACCGAATGGGTGAGATTTTATTCCACAAACGCCTGTTTCATTTCACCCACAGCCCCTGAGTTTGCCGCCTCCAAGACCTATGTGTACAAGTATGAGGCACTGCTCCTGGGCGGCCTTCCTGTGGAAGGACTGGCCAGAGCAGGACTGAAAGTCAGCAGCAAAGTTCTCATCAGTGCTGTGGCTGACAACATCTTCCTGCTGAAGGTAATCTGGGTTTACCAGTATATCTGCTGGCAGAAGACATATACAGTGTTTCCGTTGTTTCTGTATCTTTGACTCCCTGAAAAAAGCTCAAATGTGAAATGTGATGCACATAATCAAAATGTTTGCTATCTATTAAGACACATGCTATGTTTCATAGTGTGAGTATAGTATTGGCCAAAATTATGTTCAAACTGATTTCCCTGATATAAACTTGAATATCAGGAAAACTACTCAATTTTGAATAAAGAAAAACTAAATGAGATTGTGACGGCTTGGATTATGCACTCTAAAGGCACTGTGCAATGTTATTCCAATAACCCAAACAGAGATACCATGATTTATTTTGCGTAATTTTCCACTGCTTATGAAATTGTTCCTGTGTGTCCCCAGCTTGCAGAACCTGAGATCTTCGAGTACAGTGGTGTGTGGCCCAAGGATCCTTTTGTCCCAGCTACCAAGCTCACCGCAGCTCTGGCTTCCCAGCTCTTGATGCCCATCAAGTTTGAGTATGTCAATGGTGTGGTTGGTAAGGTCTTTGCCCCCGCTGGAGTATCCACCACAGTACTGAATGTCCACAGAGGTATCCTTAACATCCTTCAGCTCAACCTGAAGAAGACCCAGAACGTTTATGAGCTGCAAGAGGTCAGGCATTATAATGTCAAGAATTTTACAGTTTTTATTTAAGGTTCTGCCACatgcacctgcacacatgcactaacATATCTTATAAATGCTCTATCTTTAACCGGAAGGCTGGAGCCCAGGGAGTGTGCAAGACCCACTACCTCATCAGTGAGGATGTCAAGGCCCAGCGCATTCTTGTCACCAAGTCCAAGGACCTTGGCAATTGTCAGGAGAGGATCATCAAGGATTTGGGTCTGGCTTACCTGGAAACCCTGGTATGAACCGAGAACAAATATAGGCCATGCTATAATGAGGTGCATTTGCTATGAAGTATTCCAATAAAGTTTCAATGTCATCTCCACATACAGCAAGCCAAGTCTCTGACTGGAGCTGCCACCTACAGTTACATCATGAAGCCAAGTGCCACTGGTGCTCTGATCACTGAGGCCACAGTGAGGGAGCTTCACCAGGTCACCCCTGTTGCCGAGATGGGCGGAGTTGCCCAGATGGAAGCCAAGTATGTGcatctcgctctcctctctcatgGTAAATGTAAGAATCTATGGATGGAAGACATTGAATATTGTTTCTGTTTTCATTCTCAGGCAATCTTTGAAATTCCTGGAGATTGAGAAGACCCCCATCGTCCCCATCCATGCTGACTACCTGGCCCGTGGATCTATTATGTATGAGTTCGGCACTGAGATTCTTCAGACTCCAATTCAGCTTTTGAGGATTAACAACGCCCAGGCTCAGGTAAGGTACAGCTGTTAATACAAGATCCATACCCACACTAGCCTGGTGAGCCAGACTAACGTGAAAATATTAGTCTAGAGTCACCCGATTCAGATAGCTGAGAGCTGTGGGTGGGACCAAACTGAGTTCATTATGTTTCAAATAGTCTCTGCACTGCCTTGGTCAACACTCAACACTATGACCAATCAACTGACAGCTTTTCTTTAGTCATAGCCATTCTGCTATTTCCACCATCCTCCAAAACCTGTCCTCTTTTTTAAATTTATGAACAAAATCCCAACATGATAAACACAAACATTACAAAGACAGTgatcaacacccacccaccccatctCAACCTTGGATACGCATCacacaatgatacagaatagccGTTCTTTCCCACATTTGTATTGTTGAGACTCTTTCCTTGTGGACTCTTGCAGTAGAtaattacgtaagggttaacgttcggcgagaaggtcgctaccgtggaatagcagcacgacagagagaatctttagaccccgacgcggagcggaggggtcttgttctctctgaagtgctgctattccacaaagcgaccgactcgccgaaagttaacccgcttattatatggatatacttaaatgattcacacatggcggggacatttctttaggcctatttaatgttaagattgttgctgcgcaaaacaaaacagtgccgttgtggaacaccgctaggcaacagctaggtagccaggacaacaggtgtagtctatcacagcagctgattagagtcttgttgaaaagtcgctttagcagtgaaaagtcttgttgccattgacagcggtctgttatagaccaacccgtccgttatcgaaaaataacagacgtgcgaacgttggggagccccgttgaaatgaatggagcattcgaccgatgacgtcacaaccatataataaatcatTATAACATCTTTAAAGTACAACAGCCATATTTTAATCGGAAGCTTGTGTGGGACCTCGTCATCTTCTTAATTTAATTCATTTCCCATTCAGGCTGTTGAGATCCTCAACCATCTGGTTGCCCACAATGTGGCTAAGGTCCACGAAGATGCCCCTCTTAAGTTCATCCAGCTGATCCAGGTCTTGCGTGTGGCCACCTTCGAGAACATTGAGGCCATCTGGGCTCAGTTCCATGCCAGGCCCGAGTACAGGTATGAACTCCCTTCACAGTCTGTACATGAACAAATGTGCGCACACCATGCATTCCTTAAAACTAACCTGTGCAATGTGATTGATTCAGACGCTGGATTCTGGACACCATTCCAGTTGTTGGAACAACAGCTGCTTTGAGGTTCATCGAGGAGAAATTCCTGACTGGAGCAATCACCATTCCCGAAACCGTTCAGATCTTTGTGGCTGCTGTGCATATGGTTCCTGCTGATGCGGAGGTCATCGGACTTGTGTCTGTAAGTGGGCAGAAGTAGTGTGCATTTCAACGTTTAACATTTTTCAAAGCAAATTCTCTTTCCTTTCTTACTAGtacctttttaaaaaattatcTAGAGCCTGGCCCTCAACCATAAGGTTCAGGCACAGCCTGTTCTGCGTGAGATCGCCATGTTGGGTTATGGTACCATGATTGCCAAGTACTGTGCTGCCGTTCCCACTTGCCCAGCTGAACTCCTGAAGGTGAGCGATTTATCTTTTCTTTTTGCCCATTTGTAGCTAGTCTTCTAGTCTTTTCTCTGCAATAAGGGTATTTTCCACCAATTTCTCTCTTCAGCCCATCCACACCCTTGCTGCTGAGGCCATTCCTAAGGCTGATATTGCTGAGATCACCCTGCTCCTCAAGGTCCTGGGTAATGCTGGTCATCCCGCCAGTCTTAAGCCCATCATGAAGCTCCTTCCTGGATTTGGCTCGGCCGCTGCTGCTCTCCCCATCAGAGTCCAAGTCGATGCCATCCTGGCCCTTAGGACCATTGCCAAGAAGGAGCCTAAGATGGTAAGCATAGCCACTGTCAATGTGAACCATTAAAAGGTAGCAGTTATATTTGCAGTATTGTGTTAATTGCTGTATTTGGCCTGTTAGATCCAGCCAGTGGCCCTGCAGCTGTTCATGGACAAGGCTCTTCACCCTGAGCTGCGTATGGTGGCCGCTGTGGTTCTGTTTGAGACCAGACCCCCAGTCGCACTGGTGTCCACCATTGCCAACGTTCTGAAGAAGGAGACCAGCATGCAGATTGTGAGCTTTGTGTACTCATACATCAGATCCCTCACCAAGAGCACTGCCCCAGACCTTGCCGGAGTGTAAGTCCAATCATGTCAGGATATTGATATTTTGCTTCTGTCACAAGCAATGCTTAGTGGTCTAACATCATCCTCTACATCTTTTAGTGCTGCAGCTAGCAATGTTGCCATGAAGATCCTTAGCCCCAAGCTGGACAGACTAAGCTACCGCTACAGCAAAGCCATCCACCTGGACATCTTCAGAAGTACGCCTTATTtctaacaaaaaaacaacaccttTTTCTATGGCTATATGGCTTACTGGTATTGTTATATTCTATATAATATAGTTATATTCATAATTGAtaattgatttttgtttttgtttgtttgaatttgtTTTTCAGGCCCTGTCATGGCTGGAGCTGCCGGCACTGCCTTCATCATCAACGATGGTGCTACTCTTCTGCCCAGAGCCATTGTGGCCAAGGCTCGTGCCTACCttgctggagctgctgctgatCTTATTGAGGTAAATTTTCACCTCTGAGACAGCCTGCACTGAATGACTTAAACACCCTCCAATTTATCTTTATACACCCCTGATCATCCTCTTTCTTTCCCAGGTTGGAGTGAGAACTGAGGGACTTCAGGAGGCTCTTCTGAAAACTCGCGCTCTGGAGGACTTAGAAAATGACAGACTTACCAAGATGCAGCGGGTTATGAAGGCTGTAAGTTTACTCGACTTATTTATCAGTCGGTCAGTCTACAATACTACTGAAGGGGTACAATTACACAATGTTGCAAAATTCTAATCATTTTGCGTCCTATAGCTTGCTGACTGGAAGGCCCTGCCAAAGAACCAGCCACTGGGATCTTTCTATGTGAAATTCCTTGGACAGGAGATTGCCTTTGCCAATATTGACAAAGCTCTCATTGATCAAGGAGTCCAGGTACACAACACGGTTAAATTCTGTTTTAAGCTTTTATCAGAGAAAAGATCATATCAGATGTGTGTCATCTGCCCATAGTCTAAGTAACATTTTTAGTGAAGTTGCCTTTCACATTCGAGATCAAAACTGATGTGGTACGTCTACGGATATGTTATCATTTCTTCCTCCAGCTTGCCCAGACCGTTGATGCCAAGACCATTCTGAAGGATGCCCTGAAGGCACTGCAGACTGGCATTGCTGCCCACATCGCTAAGCCTCTGTTGGCTGCTGAGGTTCGTCGCATCTTCCCCACTGCTGTTGGTGTGCCCATGGAACTCAGTCTCtactctgctgctgttgctactgccACCGTCAAAGGTAGGAGAAATACTTATGTAGGATTTACCAATTTTAGTCTCGTCCAGAGACAGCATGTGACTCCTTTTTGTTCGTTTATCATCGTACCAACAACACCACTGACCCGTGCCCCTTTCGATATCCATAGTTAAGGGAATCATTACCCCATCTCTTGCTGAGCCCCTCAATGCTGCCGAGCTGCTGAAGGCTGACATTAACCTGGAGGCTGAGGCCATGCCAAGGTTGACATTTTTCAGATATCCATCATACCACACAAATGTCTACAACACATGGAGCTTTCTCTGATGTATATTGCATTGTGTTATTTCCTCAGCATTTCCATGCACACCTTTGCTGTGATTGGTGTCAACACTGCCCTGATCCAGGCTGCAGTCATGGCCCGTGCCAGGGTGCTCACTGCTGTGCCAGCTAGAGTTGCCGTGAGAGCTGATATTCCCAAACTCAACTTCAAGATTGAGGCCCTCCCCATTGCAACTCCTGAGCACATTGCTGTTGCTCGGTAAGGATGACTTTGTCCCATCCCATTAAAATGTGAAAACAAAATAGACGTTATTGACTGATGTTGTGCTAAACTTGTGATTTTTCTCGTTGTAACTAGTTTTGAGACTCTGGCTATTGCTCGCAACATTGAGGACCTTGCAGCTGAGAAAATCACAACTATTGTACCAGTTGTTGCTGCCCAACGTGTGTCTATCGAGAGACTGTCTATGGACCAGAGCCTTGTAAGTACAATGGAAGTTAGAAGATAAATAATTGTTGAAAACTTAGTgcccgttgggcctacttcaagCAACAGTATGCAAGAGTTGCCTGAGGTTGGCCCGACGGCCACCAAGTTTTGAGGAATGGACTTTGTCTTTTAACTTCTTGAGCAACGGCATGTTGGAGTTTATTTGTtcaacaaagaagagcgctcagcatctctcccGCAAGCAGAAATAATTGTTGAACGCCTTTTCTAATTGTGTGGCCTAAAAGAAGGACTGTGATTCTTCCTTTCACAGGCCCAGTCCTCTGAGATCATTTACTCTTCAATTGAAGTCCAGCCTCAGTTGAGTGCACCCATCCACAAGACCTTCTGTCTCCCTGCACCCTTCCTGGGACTCAGGGGATGTGCTGAGGTGTCCACCACCAATGGAGTCCTCATCAAGACTGTGCCTTTGCTCAACATTCTGGGACAGCATGCTGCTCTGATCTCTCTGAAACAAGGTAGGATTTTTTTCAAAGGAAAGTTTAAAATATGGTGATTTCAGGTAAATTgtgccactttgggccattcacttatatgaaaaagtggcccaatttacctgaattcacccataCATCTCAATTgcatatttacaaaatttaaatcATATCATTGCTCTTTTTCATTATAGCTGAAGGCCCCGCAATTGAGAGACTGGAGGTTGAGGTGCAAGTCGGACCCAAGGCTGCCGAGAAGATCCTGAAGGAGATCAACATCATTGAGGAGGAGAGCGCCGCAGGTAGAACTATTGTGTCCAAACTGAAGAAGATCCTCGAGCCTGCCGTGAAGAGCAGTTCTAGCAtgagctccagcagcagcctGATCGACTCCGACTGGTTCGGATCCAGCAGCATCCTCAGCTCCTCCAGCAGCTCTTCCAGTGCCCGCTTGGAAAAGGTGAGGAGTACCGTACAGTATATAGGCGTGGCATGCCAAGTGTACTTCCTGTGACATTGCACCAGATGTTGTGTGACCTGCTGGCCAAGGTGGCTATCTCTTCAATTTCAAATCGTACCCTTGGAATGAAAGAATTTAGGAACTCGAGAATGGCTAGTTGGCACAGATTCAGGGCAAAGACGTAACAATTATGTCATTAGACCAAGTGGTAGCTAAGGTAGAGAAAAGAGTGACCTACTTGATGGTACCTTTGACCATTAACATACAGCAGAATATtgtgttgggtgaagcctgcccTCTGAGAACTGTACAAGCCATGTATCATGATTTAACCAGTATTTACTGCAATAGTGTGTCATCACTAGAATATTCATTGAAACTACTACTAGATGAGCTTTGGCTGTTGAATTTTCAATTTATATACAGCACTACATccttttaacggttttgtctaatTGTTCTCTAGACCTCAATGAAGCAATATCCATTCAAGAAATTCCACAAGAACCAGGTATATTTCTGCATTTCCATCTACATTTAGTTTCCCTTCACAATTACGGTGATTATGATTTACAGTATATCtaactttattttttaaattgaatATCAGCACCTGAACTCCCAGTTCACCTCGGCTCAGCTCAGGAGCAGCGCAAGCAGTGCATCCAGCTTTGAGGCCATTTACAGAGAGGTAAGACTCATTGGAAGACAAACCAGAACAGCTTTACATAGATAGACACTTCACTAAATAAtgtctgccattttcaaaacaattTTAGAACAAGTTCCTTGGCAATGCTGTCACACCTGTTGTGGTGGCGCTCTTCCGTGCCGTGAGAGCCGACCACAAGCTTCTGGGCTACCAGGCTGCCGCCTACCTTGACAAAGCCAACTGGAGGCTCCAGACCATCATCTCTGCTCTGGCTGAGACTGACAACTGGAAGATGTGTGCTGATGGTGTTATCCTGAGCAAGTTCAAAGTCATGGTGAGAATCTAACTAATCTATCTTCTACGATATTCTAGCGTCCTTTTACTGTAGTTGGTAGTTTCTTTAAGTCTTTTTAATGGTACCTCTCAAGTAGTGGTATAAATATTTAAACGTGTTTCATGTGTGTTCAGTCAAAGATCGCCTGGGGTAAAGAGTGCACTGAATATGCCACCATCTTGAAGGCCGAGGCTGGCATTCTCGGTACAGCCCCTGCTGCCCGTGTGGAGTTTGAATGGGTGAAGATCCCTGATATTGTCACCACCTATGCAACTAAGTAAGATCCTTCAGCAAAGACTGATATTTACTATAAAAGTGATTCTGGTTGCCAAGTACTGTAAGTATTCATCGGAGTGTTTCTTCTTTCCATCAAGTCTGAACAAGTACATCCCTGGTGCTGCTTTGATGGCCGGAATCACCGTGGCCAAGGCCAAGAACAGTGAAAGACAGATGGAACTGACCGTTGCCATCCCAACTGAGAGGACcgttgatgtcatt
This is a stretch of genomic DNA from Engraulis encrasicolus isolate BLACKSEA-1 chromosome 6, IST_EnEncr_1.0, whole genome shotgun sequence. It encodes these proteins:
- the LOC134451349 gene encoding vitellogenin-like isoform X1 — translated: MRLLVLALAIALVASQHVNLAPEFAASKTYVYKYEALLLGGLPVEGLARAGLKVSSKVLISAVADNIFLLKLAEPEIFEYSGVWPKDPFVPATKLTAALASQLLMPIKFEYVNGVVGKVFAPAGVSTTVLNVHRGILNILQLNLKKTQNVYELQEAGAQGVCKTHYLISEDVKAQRILVTKSKDLGNCQERIIKDLGLAYLETLFQCHLHIQQAKSLTGAATYSYIMKPSATGALITEATVRELHQVTPVAEMGGVAQMEAKQSLKFLEIEKTPIVPIHADYLARGSIMYEFGTEILQTPIQLLRINNAQAQAVEILNHLVAHNVAKVHEDAPLKFIQLIQVLRVATFENIEAIWAQFHARPEYRRWILDTIPVVGTTAALRFIEEKFLTGAITIPETVQIFVAAVHMVPADAEVIGLVSSLALNHKVQAQPVLREIAMLGYGTMIAKYCAAVPTCPAELLKPIHTLAAEAIPKADIAEITLLLKVLGNAGHPASLKPIMKLLPGFGSAAAALPIRVQVDAILALRTIAKKEPKMIQPVALQLFMDKALHPELRMVAAVVLFETRPPVALVSTIANVLKKETSMQIVSFVYSYIRSLTKSTAPDLAGVAAASNVAMKILSPKLDRLSYRYSKAIHLDIFRSPVMAGAAGTAFIINDGATLLPRAIVAKARAYLAGAAADLIEVGVRTEGLQEALLKTRALEDLENDRLTKMQRVMKALADWKALPKNQPLGSFYVKFLGQEIAFANIDKALIDQGVQLAQTVDAKTILKDALKALQTGIAAHIAKPLLAAEVRRIFPTAVGVPMELSLYSAAVATATVKVKGIITPSLAEPLNAAELLKADINLEAEAMPSISMHTFAVIGVNTALIQAAVMARARVLTAVPARVAVRADIPKLNFKIEALPIATPEHIAVARFETLAIARNIEDLAAEKITTIVPVVAAQRVSIERLSMDQSLAQSSEIIYSSIEVQPQLSAPIHKTFCLPAPFLGLRGCAEVSTTNGVLIKTVPLLNILGQHAALISLKQAEGPAIERLEVEVQVGPKAAEKILKEINIIEEESAAGRTIVSKLKKILEPAVKSSSSMSSSSSLIDSDWFGSSSILSSSSSSSSARLEKTSMKQYPFKKFHKNQHLNSQFTSAQLRSSASSASSFEAIYRENKFLGNAVTPVVVALFRAVRADHKLLGYQAAAYLDKANWRLQTIISALAETDNWKMCADGVILSKFKVMSKIAWGKECTEYATILKAEAGILGTAPAARVEFEWVKIPDIVTTYATNLNKYIPGAALMAGITVAKAKNSERQMELTVAIPTERTVDVIVKLPLLTLSKLALPLPIPVPIGANGVIRIIPEDSILEQLQHLYGEATSVQCSLVQNKLTTFNSRTYQLQTPAACYQVLAQDCSSELKFTVLLKKDQLTEQNHINVKIADVDVDLYPVGSDVLVKVNGMEVPINNLPYKHPSGTVQIRQKAQGLALHAPSLGLQEVYFSKDQWKVNVVDWMKGQTCGLCGKADGETRQEYSTPSGYVTESPVSFAHSWVLSAESCRDSTQCRLKLESVKLEKQINVNGQDSKCYSVEPVLRCLPGCLPLKTMPVTIGYRCLPIESRSLDMGNLNEKSVDLRETAEAHMACQCNAQCA
- the LOC134451349 gene encoding vitellogenin-like isoform X3, giving the protein MRLLVLALAIALVASQHVNLAPEFAASKTYVYKYEALLLGGLPVEGLARAGLKVSSKVLISAVADNIFLLKLAEPEIFEYSGVWPKDPFVPATKLTAALASQLLMPIKFEYVNGVVGKVFAPAGVSTTVLNVHRGILNILQLNLKKTQNVYELQEAGAQGVCKTHYLISEDVKAQRILVTKSKDLGNCQERIIKDLGLAYLETLFQCHLHIQQAKSLTGAATYSYIMKPSATGALITEATVRELHQVTPVAEMGGVAQMEAKQSLKFLEIEKTPIVPIHADYLARGSIMYEFGTEILQTPIQLLRINNAQAQAVEILNHLVAHNVAKVHEDAPLKFIQLIQVLRVATFENIEAIWAQFHARPEYRRWILDTIPVVGTTAALRFIEEKFLTGAITIPETVQIFVAAVHMVPADAEVIGLVSSLALNHKVQAQPVLREIAMLGYGTMIAKYCAAVPTCPAELLKPIHTLAAEAIPKADIAEITLLLKVLGNAGHPASLKPIMKLLPGFGSAAAALPIRVQVDAILALRTIAKKEPKMIQPVALQLFMDKALHPELRMVAAVVLFETRPPVALVSTIANVLKKETSMQIVSFVYSYIRSLTKSTAPDLAGVAAASNVAMKILSPKLDRLSYRYSKAIHLDIFRSPVMAGAAGTAFIINDGATLLPRAIVAKARAYLAGAAADLIEVGVRTEGLQEALLKTRALEDLENDRLTKMQRVMKALADWKALPKNQPLGSFYVKFLGQEIAFANIDKALIDQGVQLAQTVDAKTILKDALKALQTGIAAHIAKPLLAAEVRRIFPTAVGVPMELSLYSAAVATATVKVKGIITPSLAEPLNAAELLKADINLEAEAMPSISMHTFAVIGVNTALIQAAVMARARVLTAVPARVAVRADIPKLNFKIEALPIATPEHIAVARFETLAIARNIEDLAAEKITTIVPVVAAQRQRHVGAQSSEIIYSSIEVQPQLSAPIHKTFCLPAPFLGLRGCAEVSTTNGVLIKTVPLLNILGQHAALISLKQAEGPAIERLEVEVQVGPKAAEKILKEINIIEEESAAGRTIVSKLKKILEPAVKSSSSMSSSSSLIDSDWFGSSSILSSSSSSSSARLEKVRSTQYPFKKFHKNQHLNSQFTSAQLRSSASSASSFEAIYRENKFLGNAVTPVVVALFRAVRADHKLLGYQAAAYLDKANWRLQTIISALAETDNWKMCADGVILSKFKVMSKIAWGKECTEYATILKAEAGILGTAPAARVEFEWVKIPDIVTTYATNLNKYIPGAALMAGITVAKAKNSERQMELTVAIPTERTVDVIVKLPLLTLSKLALPLPIPVPIGANGVIRIIPEDSILEQLQHLYGEATSVQCSLVQNKLTTFNSRTYQLQTPAACYQVLAQDCSSELKFTVLLKKDQLTEQNHINVKIADVDVDLYPVGSDVLVKVNGMEVPINNLPYKHPSGTVQIRQKAQGLALHAPSLGLQEVYFSKDQWKVNVVDWMKGQTCGLCGKADGETRQEYSTPSGYVTESPVSFAHSWVLSAESCRDSTQCRLKLESVKLEKQINVNGQDSKCYSVEPVLRCLPGCLPLKTMPVTIGYRCLPIGTSLDMGNLNEKSVDLRETAEAHMACQCNAQCA